One Elaeis guineensis isolate ETL-2024a chromosome 10, EG11, whole genome shotgun sequence genomic window carries:
- the LOC105052618 gene encoding serine carboxypeptidase-like 26 isoform X1 yields MRPSFIFATLITILFFLSLIKSIKSVQEEEQYQNDQESDRVFILPGQPKGPSLSHFSGYITVNRENGRALFYWFFEAQTEPFKRPLLLWLNGGPGCSSIGYGAAVELGPLRVKRYGTELEFNRYAWNKEANLLFLESPVGVGFSYTNTSSDLDKLEDGFVAEDAYSFLLNWLRRFPQYQAHDFYISGESYAGHYVPQLAELVYDRNKDRKNYPYINLKGFIVGNPETNDYYDSKGLLEYAWSHTVVSDRVYRLVNRVCDFRLLNWTNECNNAMNMVFDQYKVIDIYNIYAPKCNLDQVSSSTYETDAKMQSSSLRRLRIYSGYDPCFSNYAEEYLNKPDVQKSLHAHVGGKNNGRWQVCNDSILNTYNFTVSSVLSIYSKLVKAGLRIWLYSGDTDGRVPVIGTRYCVEALGLPLKSQWQPWYHNNQVGGRFVEYQGLTMVTVRGAGHLVPLSKPAEALVLINTFLMGQQLPKH; encoded by the exons ATTAAGTCTGTGCAAGAAGAGGAACAATACCAAAATGACCAAGAGTCTGATAGAGTATTTATTCTTCCTGGCCAACCCAAGGGCCCATCCCTCTCCCATTTCTCAGGCTACATAACAGTCAACAGAGAGAACGGGAGGGCCCTTTTCTATTGGTTCTTTGAGGCTCAAACTGAGCCCTTCAAGAGACCTCTTCTTCTTTGGCTCAATGGAG GCCCTGGTTGTTCATCAATAGGCTATGGAGCAGCTGTGGAGCTGGGTCCTCTCAGGGTCAAGAGATATGGAACAGAGCTTGAGTTCAATAGATAtgcttggaataaag AAGCAAATTTGTTATTCCTAGAGTCTCCAGTTGGAGTTGGGTTCTCTTACACCAATACTTCTTCTGACCTGGACAAACTAGAAGATGGATTTGTGG CTGAGGATGCTTATAGCTTTTTACTGAATTGGTTGAGAAGGTTTCCGCAGTACCAAGCCCATGACTTCTATATCTCAGGAGAGAGCTATGCAG GTCACTATGTGCCCCAGCTAGCTGAGCTTGTCTATGACCGCAACAAGGACAGAAAAAACTACCCATATATCAACTTGAAAGGCTTCATT GTTGGTAATCCTGAAACCAATGATTACTATGACTCAAAGGGACTGTTGGAGTATGCGTGGAGCCATACGGTCGTGTCTGATCGAGTATACAGGCTCGTAAACAGGGTTTGTGACTTCAGGCTCTTAAACTGGACAAATGAATGCAACAATGCCATGAACATGGTCTTTGATCAGTACAAAGTCATTGACATCTACAACATTTATGCACCGAAGTGCAACCTTGATCAAGTATCATCGTCGACCTATGAAACTGATGCTAAG ATGCAGAGTAGTTCCTTAAGGAGACTAAGAATTTACTCAGGCTATGATCCATGTTTCTCAAACTATGCTGAGGAATATTTAAATAAGCCTGATGTGCAGAAATCGCTTCATGCGCATGTTGGTGGAAAGAATAATGGAAGGTGGCAAGTTTGCAA TGATTCCATATTGAACACGTACAACTTCACTGTGTCCTCTGTCCTTTCAATCTACTCGAAGCTCGTTAAAGCTGGCCTAAGGATATGGCTTTACAG TGGAGACACAGATGGCAGGGTCCCAGTTATTGGGACAAGATACTGTGTGGAAGCCCTGGGCCTCCCCCTAAAGTCTCAGTGGCAGCCTTGGTATCACAACAACCAG GTTGGTGGGAGGTTTGTGGAGTACCAAGGGCTGACCATGGTGACGGTCAGAGGAGCAGGCCATTTGGTGCCTCTCAGCAAGCCTGCAGAAGCCCTTGTGCTCATCAACACCTTTTTGATGGGCCAACAGCTCCCAAAACACTAG
- the LOC105052618 gene encoding serine carboxypeptidase-like 26 isoform X2 yields the protein MRPSFIFATLITILFFLSLIKSIKSVQEEEQYQNDQESDRVFILPGQPKGPSLSHFSGYITVNRENGRALFYWFFEAQTEPFKRPLLLWLNGGPGCSSIGYGAAVELGPLRVKRYGTELEFNRYAWNKEANLLFLESPVGVGFSYTNTSSDLDKLEDGFVAEDAYSFLLNWLRRFPQYQAHDFYISGESYAGHYVPQLAELVYDRNKDRKNYPYINLKGFIVGNPETNDYYDSKGLLEYAWSHTVVSDRVYRLVNRVCDFRLLNWTNECNNAMNMVFDQYKVIDIYNIYAPKCNLDQVSSSTYETDAKSSSLRRLRIYSGYDPCFSNYAEEYLNKPDVQKSLHAHVGGKNNGRWQVCNDSILNTYNFTVSSVLSIYSKLVKAGLRIWLYSGDTDGRVPVIGTRYCVEALGLPLKSQWQPWYHNNQVGGRFVEYQGLTMVTVRGAGHLVPLSKPAEALVLINTFLMGQQLPKH from the exons ATTAAGTCTGTGCAAGAAGAGGAACAATACCAAAATGACCAAGAGTCTGATAGAGTATTTATTCTTCCTGGCCAACCCAAGGGCCCATCCCTCTCCCATTTCTCAGGCTACATAACAGTCAACAGAGAGAACGGGAGGGCCCTTTTCTATTGGTTCTTTGAGGCTCAAACTGAGCCCTTCAAGAGACCTCTTCTTCTTTGGCTCAATGGAG GCCCTGGTTGTTCATCAATAGGCTATGGAGCAGCTGTGGAGCTGGGTCCTCTCAGGGTCAAGAGATATGGAACAGAGCTTGAGTTCAATAGATAtgcttggaataaag AAGCAAATTTGTTATTCCTAGAGTCTCCAGTTGGAGTTGGGTTCTCTTACACCAATACTTCTTCTGACCTGGACAAACTAGAAGATGGATTTGTGG CTGAGGATGCTTATAGCTTTTTACTGAATTGGTTGAGAAGGTTTCCGCAGTACCAAGCCCATGACTTCTATATCTCAGGAGAGAGCTATGCAG GTCACTATGTGCCCCAGCTAGCTGAGCTTGTCTATGACCGCAACAAGGACAGAAAAAACTACCCATATATCAACTTGAAAGGCTTCATT GTTGGTAATCCTGAAACCAATGATTACTATGACTCAAAGGGACTGTTGGAGTATGCGTGGAGCCATACGGTCGTGTCTGATCGAGTATACAGGCTCGTAAACAGGGTTTGTGACTTCAGGCTCTTAAACTGGACAAATGAATGCAACAATGCCATGAACATGGTCTTTGATCAGTACAAAGTCATTGACATCTACAACATTTATGCACCGAAGTGCAACCTTGATCAAGTATCATCGTCGACCTATGAAACTGATGCTAAG AGTAGTTCCTTAAGGAGACTAAGAATTTACTCAGGCTATGATCCATGTTTCTCAAACTATGCTGAGGAATATTTAAATAAGCCTGATGTGCAGAAATCGCTTCATGCGCATGTTGGTGGAAAGAATAATGGAAGGTGGCAAGTTTGCAA TGATTCCATATTGAACACGTACAACTTCACTGTGTCCTCTGTCCTTTCAATCTACTCGAAGCTCGTTAAAGCTGGCCTAAGGATATGGCTTTACAG TGGAGACACAGATGGCAGGGTCCCAGTTATTGGGACAAGATACTGTGTGGAAGCCCTGGGCCTCCCCCTAAAGTCTCAGTGGCAGCCTTGGTATCACAACAACCAG GTTGGTGGGAGGTTTGTGGAGTACCAAGGGCTGACCATGGTGACGGTCAGAGGAGCAGGCCATTTGGTGCCTCTCAGCAAGCCTGCAGAAGCCCTTGTGCTCATCAACACCTTTTTGATGGGCCAACAGCTCCCAAAACACTAG
- the LOC105052618 gene encoding serine carboxypeptidase-like 26 isoform X3, with the protein MRPSFIFATLITILFFLSLIKSIKSVQEEEQYQNDQESDRVFILPGQPKGPSLSHFSGYITVNRENGRALFYWFFEAQTEPFKRPLLLWLNGGPGCSSIGYGAAVELGPLRVKRYGTELEFNRYAWNKEANLLFLESPVGVGFSYTNTSSDLDKLEDGFVAEDAYSFLLNWLRRFPQYQAHDFYISGESYAGHYVPQLAELVYDRNKDRKNYPYINLKGFIVGNPETNDYYDSKGLLEYAWSHTVVSDRVYRLVNRVCDFRLLNWTNECNNAMNMVFDQYKVIDIYNIYAPKCNLDQVSSSTYETDAKMQSSSLRRLRIYSGYDPCFSNYAEEYLNKPDVQKSLHAHVGGKNNGRWQVCNDSILNTYNFTVSSVLSIYSKLVKAGLRIWLYSGDTDGRVPVIGTRYCVEALGLPLKSQWQPWYHNNQCRLVGGLWSTKG; encoded by the exons ATTAAGTCTGTGCAAGAAGAGGAACAATACCAAAATGACCAAGAGTCTGATAGAGTATTTATTCTTCCTGGCCAACCCAAGGGCCCATCCCTCTCCCATTTCTCAGGCTACATAACAGTCAACAGAGAGAACGGGAGGGCCCTTTTCTATTGGTTCTTTGAGGCTCAAACTGAGCCCTTCAAGAGACCTCTTCTTCTTTGGCTCAATGGAG GCCCTGGTTGTTCATCAATAGGCTATGGAGCAGCTGTGGAGCTGGGTCCTCTCAGGGTCAAGAGATATGGAACAGAGCTTGAGTTCAATAGATAtgcttggaataaag AAGCAAATTTGTTATTCCTAGAGTCTCCAGTTGGAGTTGGGTTCTCTTACACCAATACTTCTTCTGACCTGGACAAACTAGAAGATGGATTTGTGG CTGAGGATGCTTATAGCTTTTTACTGAATTGGTTGAGAAGGTTTCCGCAGTACCAAGCCCATGACTTCTATATCTCAGGAGAGAGCTATGCAG GTCACTATGTGCCCCAGCTAGCTGAGCTTGTCTATGACCGCAACAAGGACAGAAAAAACTACCCATATATCAACTTGAAAGGCTTCATT GTTGGTAATCCTGAAACCAATGATTACTATGACTCAAAGGGACTGTTGGAGTATGCGTGGAGCCATACGGTCGTGTCTGATCGAGTATACAGGCTCGTAAACAGGGTTTGTGACTTCAGGCTCTTAAACTGGACAAATGAATGCAACAATGCCATGAACATGGTCTTTGATCAGTACAAAGTCATTGACATCTACAACATTTATGCACCGAAGTGCAACCTTGATCAAGTATCATCGTCGACCTATGAAACTGATGCTAAG ATGCAGAGTAGTTCCTTAAGGAGACTAAGAATTTACTCAGGCTATGATCCATGTTTCTCAAACTATGCTGAGGAATATTTAAATAAGCCTGATGTGCAGAAATCGCTTCATGCGCATGTTGGTGGAAAGAATAATGGAAGGTGGCAAGTTTGCAA TGATTCCATATTGAACACGTACAACTTCACTGTGTCCTCTGTCCTTTCAATCTACTCGAAGCTCGTTAAAGCTGGCCTAAGGATATGGCTTTACAG TGGAGACACAGATGGCAGGGTCCCAGTTATTGGGACAAGATACTGTGTGGAAGCCCTGGGCCTCCCCCTAAAGTCTCAGTGGCAGCCTTGGTATCACAACAACCAG TGCAGGTTGGTGGGAGGTTTGTGGAGTACCAAGGGCTGA
- the LOC105052617 gene encoding uncharacterized protein — MPLITEELKAKAEVYHGDEICQEKSKFLLQEVGLPRGLLPLKDIIECGHVEETGFVWLKQKKKIEHRFEKIGRLVSYAPEITAYVEKCKIKNLTGVKAKELLIWVSLNEISVDDPPTGKLACKGPAGFFRTFPTSAFELEEK; from the coding sequence ATGCCTCTAATCACAGAGGAGCTCAAGGCCAAGGCTGAGGTCTACCATGGTGATGAGATCTGCCAAGAGAAGTCCAAGTTCCTCCTCCAAGAAGTAGGCCTCCCAAGGGGTCTCCTCCCCTTGAAGGACATCATAGAGTGTGGCCATGTGGAGGAGACTGGCTTTGTTTGGCTCAAACAAAAGAAGAAGATTGAGCATCGCTTTGAGAAGATAGGGAGGCTGGTCTCCTATGCCCCTGAGATCACTGCCTATGTGGAGAAGTGCAAGATCAAAAATCTGACTGGTGTCAAGGCCAAAGAGCTCTTGATTTGGGTCAGTCTAAACGAAATCTCCGTCGACGACCCGCCGACCGGGAAGCTGGCCTGCAAGGGCCCGGCGGGGTTTTTCCGGACCTTCCCAACGTCGGCTTTCGAGCTCGAGGAGAAGTAG
- the LOC105052616 gene encoding uncharacterized protein: MTLITEELKAKAEVYYGDEICQEKSKFLLQEVGLPRGLLPLKDIIECGHVEETGFVWLKQKKKIQHRFEKIGRLVSYAPEITAYVEKYKIKSLTGVKAKELLIWVSLNEISVDDPPTGKLTCKGLAGFFRTFPTSAFELEEDKKMEAMVPPLDQASPVVPNIK; this comes from the coding sequence ATGACTCTAATCACAGAGGAGCTCAAGGCCAAGGCTGAGGTCTACTATGGAGATGAGATCTGCCAAGAGAAGTCCAAGTTCCTCCTCCAAGAAGTTGGCCTCCCAAGGGGTCTCCTCCCCTTGAAGGACATCATAGAGTGTGGCCATGTGGAGGAGACTGGCTTTGTTTGGCTCAAACAAAAGAAGAAGATTCAGCATCGCTTTGAGAAGATAGGGAGGCTGGTCTCCTATGCCCCTGAGATCACTGCCTATGTGGAGAAGTACAAGATCAAGAGTCTGACTGGTGTCAAGGCTAAAGAGCTCTTGATTTGGGTCAGTCTAAATGAAATCTCCGTCGACGACCCGCCGACCGGGAAGCTGACCTGCAAGGGCCTGGCAGGGTTTTTCCGGACCTTCCCGACGTCGGCTTTCGAGCTGGAGGAGGATAAGAAGATGGAGGCAATGGTGCCTCCCTTGGACCAAGCTTCACCAGTGGTTCCTAACATTAAATGA